The genomic window AACCCAGGCATGCACTTTTAAACCCAGACACACCCTTTGAACATACTTTTAACCATCTCATCACATCccccatcatggctgccaaaGACGGTGCCCGCTTCgacttcatcgtcgtcggcggcggcacggcTGGCAACACTGTTGCTGCTCGCCTGGCCGAAAACCCCAACGCCAGGATTCTGGTCGTGGAAGCCGGCATTGGCAACTCGATTGACAATGAAGAGATCCGAACCCCCGGGCGGGCCATGGAGATCCGAGGCAGCCAGTACGACTGGGCCTACAAGACGACCATGGTCAAGCGCGACGACTACGAACGCATCGAGAAGCCCAACACGCGCGGCAAggccctcggcggcagctCGTCCCTCAACTACTTCTCGTGGGTGCCGGGATCAAAGGGCACGTTTGACATGTGGGAGGAGTACGGAGGAAAGGAGTGGACGTGGGACCCCCTCGTGCCCTACCTTCGCAAGAGCGTCACATAtcacgacgacgccggcctgTACCCCAAGGAGCTTCACAAGATTGGCTCGGGCGGTCCCATTCCCATTGCCCACGCCGAGCTGATGCCGGAAATGAAGCCGTTCCGCGACCTCTTGACCCGGGCCTGGCAGTCCACGGGCGAGCCGCTCACGGAAAACATCTTTGACGGCGAGATGCGCGGCCTCGTCCacagcatcaacaccatctacAAGGGTCGGCGCTCCGGCagcttcctcgccgtcgccggcaagCCCAACATTACCATCCTCCCCGAGGTCCACACCAAGAAGCTCATCATTGACGACGCCGACCGCACCGCCAAGGGCGTCACCGTCATTGCCGCCTCGGGCCAGGAGCTGAGCTTCTACGCCACCCGCGAGGTCATTGTCTCCGAGGGCGTCTTTGAGTCCCCAAAGCTCCTCATGCTGAGCGGCATCGGACCGGCCCCCGAGCTGGCCCGGCACGGCATCCCCCTGCTCGTCGACTCGCGCCACGTCGGCCAGCACCTGCTCGACCACCCCGGCGTCCCCTTTTGCCTCCGCCTCAAGGACAGCTACTCCATGGACAGCCACGTCCTGCGAAAGGGCCCTCTCCAAGACCAAGTCCTGGCCGCCTACTCCAAGGGCCACGCCGGCGCCATGGCATCGCCGTTTCTCGAAATGATTGGCTTCCCCCGCATCGACAAGTACCTCGAGAGGTCTCCCGAGTaccgcaaggccaaggcggccaacgACGGCCGGGACCCCTTTTGCCCATACGGCCAGCCGCACTTTGAGCTCGACTTTATCCCGCTGTTTGGCAGCGCCTTCCAGTGGCACTTTCCGCACCCCAACAAGGGGAGCTACATGACCGTCAT from Metarhizium brunneum chromosome 2, complete sequence includes these protein-coding regions:
- the betA_2 gene encoding Oxygen-dependent choline dehydrogenase, whose product is MAAKDGARFDFIVVGGGTAGNTVAARLAENPNARILVVEAGIGNSIDNEEIRTPGRAMEIRGSQYDWAYKTTMVKRDDYERIEKPNTRGKALGGSSSLNYFSWVPGSKGTFDMWEEYGGKEWTWDPLVPYLRKSVTYHDDAGLYPKELHKIGSGGPIPIAHAELMPEMKPFRDLLTRAWQSTGEPLTENIFDGEMRGLVHSINTIYKGRRSGSFLAVAGKPNITILPEVHTKKLIIDDADRTAKGVTVIAASGQELSFYATREVIVSEGVFESPKLLMLSGIGPAPELARHGIPLLVDSRHVGQHLLDHPGVPFCLRLKDSYSMDSHVLRKGPLQDQVLAAYSKGHAGAMASPFLEMIGFPRIDKYLERSPEYRKAKAANDGRDPFCPYGQPHFELDFIPLFGSAFQWHFPHPNKGSYMTVMVDLVRPVSEGGEVTLNSADPLQQANINLNYFNDDLDIIAVREGIRYAYDVLKNGDGFKDIVEDEYPWEMPLHDDDAMKRTVLDRCQTSFHPCGTARLSKDIQQGVVDPALRVHGVKNLRVIDASVIPVIPDCRIQNSVYMVAEKGADAIKRDHRDLYP